The sequence below is a genomic window from Gossypium hirsutum isolate 1008001.06 chromosome A11, Gossypium_hirsutum_v2.1, whole genome shotgun sequence.
ttaaattttattaaatcatatatttaattaaatcatattagttataatcatatattatgatttgagtaaattcatataagaatattaattattaagaattttattaaataatatattttaattatattatatttaataataattatgttattttatattttacagtatcatatttaataatatggtttgagtaaattcatataagaatattaattattaagaattttattaagttatatattttaattaaaatatatttataataattatgtttaaatatgattaaattatttattattgatattaatcttattaaaatttaaataaaataatttaccaaaacaaatttctgctaattattaagaattttattaaattatatattttaattaaaatatattaaataataattatgtttaaatatgattaaattatttatttttgataataaataatcttattaaaatttaaataacaataacaataatcatttaccaaaacaaatttatgctaagggtattctggtcattttagttttctccattatgctattacacctctattacattcaaccaaacacagttttactattacgcctctattccattacattcaactaaacagttgatttgctattacacctctattccattacacctctaatccaacccaatacaccgctaatccaatacagcgaaccaaacgtaaccttaatattaaattatcCATCAAATAAATCGGGAAAATTaagtttaaacaaaaattttaaaaggttgcAACTCGGTCCGAGTTTTGGACATTATTACCATTTCAAAGGAATTCCCAGACCGGATTTTATATCAGCGCCCGGCAAACCGGCCCATTCCGTACACATTACGTACTGTACCTGAAAACATAGAAACAAATGCAAATTTGAGAATTCATTCCTGTCTAAAGtcatcccaaaaaaaaaaaaatggtggTAACATGTCTCCACCCTAATCTAAACCCTTGCTTTAAACCCAAAATTTCATTCCCTTCTCAAAACCCTGACTCTTTCCCTTTTAAATCTCTCATTGCTTCCCCTAAAACCTTCAGTTTTGCTAAACCGATAATCTCTTTACAAGTCAAAGCAAAATCTCCTGCTCTTTCAGATGAACTGCCACTGGATGATTCCCCCTCTGAATCTTCTTCTGGTAAAGAGGTAGGCTCTGGATCTTTTTCCAACAAAAAAATGggtttaatttgatttattttctgCTATAGAAAAAGCCAGCCAAATttagaactttgtttttctttttttggttcaTTGTCTTATGAAACCCAGAAAACAGGCCTTAATTTCGAATCTAGTTTCTTGGagtttttttgttttcttgtGAAGCCTAGAAAAAGGGCTTGATTTTGAACTTAGATTCATGGGTTtcctgtgtttttttttttttgattatgTAGAAGCTTGGAGTGGTGGTGAAGCCATTAGAGAAGGCAAGGGTAGTATTGAAGTTCATATGGATGGAAAAAGATATAGGGATGGCTCTTGATCAAGTGATACCAGGCCATGGTTCAATCCCTTTGAGTCCATATTACTTTTGGCCAAGAAAAGATGCTTGGGAAGAGCTCAAGGTTTTGCTTGAAAGCAAGCCATGGATATCTCATATGCAAAGGATTCACCTTCTCAACCAAGCCACTGATATCATCAATTTATGGCAGACAAGTGGTGGTAATTTAACCTAAAGTGTTTCAACTTACAAAGTTTTGTTGCAATCTCTCCATGTTTCTAATAGCAATTGCATGTTCCTGTGGTAGCTTTTTTGTGTGAATTAGTGTTCGATTAAAGACTTCTTTGAATGAAATGTTATCTATACTTATACAACACATTGCAGTCTTCaagtttttatttaatagtatatcaATTTCAAAC
It includes:
- the LOC107912723 gene encoding 30S ribosomal protein 3, chloroplastic isoform X2, with protein sequence MVVTCLHPNLNPCFKPKISFPSQNPDSFPFKSLIASPKTFSFAKPIISLQVKAKSPALSDELPLDDSPSESSSGKEKLGVVVKPLEKARVVLKFIWMEKDIGMALDQVIPGHGSIPLSPYYFWPRKDAWEELKVLLESKPWISHMQRIHLLNQATDIINLWQTSGGD
- the LOC107912723 gene encoding 30S ribosomal protein 3, chloroplastic isoform X1 produces the protein MVVTCLHPNLNPCFKPKISFPSQNPDSFPFKSLIASPKTFSFAKPIISLQVKAKSPALSDELPLDDSPSESSSGKEKLGVVVKPLEKARVVLKFIWMEKDIGMALDQVIPGHGSIPLSPYYFWPRKDAWEELKVLLESKPWISHMQRIHLLNQATDIINLWQTSGGYPRNNGPNTTISQGSH